The Oncorhynchus tshawytscha isolate Ot180627B linkage group LG12, Otsh_v2.0, whole genome shotgun sequence genome includes a window with the following:
- the LOC112264051 gene encoding UDP-glucuronosyltransferase 2B13-like, giving the protein MASYNGSISSYLLISLLVASWRIYDGGKILVFPLEGSHWVNMDILIKALHSQGHTITVVRTTQSWYIKEESLHYSSITIPVIDGVEFEEFVKPIVKKVIDIERGTSSVLNFIHLQIEMFSAMSKVHGLECDMATAVLEDKDLMKTLEENQYDLVLTDPAWGTGILVAHYLQLPLVYNVRWITSGEGHLAIAPSPMSYIPMTGSGLSHKMTFTERVKNMIFYLLWELQYRLVIQPHYQAVCDEFFQPGVDFYELLQGADLWLMRVDFVFEFPRPTMPNVIYMAGFQCKPAKPLPQELEEFVQSSGNYGVIIMSLGTFVSEFPHDIADVIAAAFAQLPQKVIWRHKGDRPATLGNNTLLVQWMPQNDLLGHPMTRLFVAHGGTNGVQEAIYHGIPVVGLPLFFDQYDNLLRLKKRGGAKLLSMATVDKNNNFLEALQEVLDEPSYRTNMQRLSRLHRDVPMEPLDTALFWIEFVMRHKGAAHLRTESYRMPWYSYHSVDVVLILLTVVVVLILLLVAIVRYLSVRSCLKRKIKSE; this is encoded by the coding sequence ATGGCAAGCTACAATGGAAGCATAAGCTCATACCTTCTCATATCTTTACTGGTTGCTTCTTGGAGAATCTACGATGGTGGGAAAATTCTGGTATTTCCCTTAGAAGGTAGCCACTGGGTGAACATGGACATTCTGATCAAGGCTCTTCACTCTCAGGGACACACCATCACAGTAGTACGGACAACTCAAAGTTGGTATATTAAAGAAGAGTCTCTACATTACAGTTCTATTACAATACCTGTCATTGATGGTGTGGAATTTGAGGAATTTGTAAAGCCAATCGTAAAGAAAGTAATtgatatagagagaggaacaagctCTGTATTAAactttatacatttgcaaatcgAGATGTTCTCTGCAATGTCTAAGGTTCATGGACTGGAATGTGACATGGCAACTGCTGTATTGGAAGACAAGGATTTAATGAAGACCCTGGAGGAGAACCAGTATGACCTGGTGCTTACTGACCCAGCATGGGGGACCGGTATTTTGGTGGCTCATTATCTTCAGCTACCTCTAGTCTACAATGTACGGTGGATAACCAGTGGAGAGGGACATTTAGCCATTGCGCCATCCCCCATGTCTTATATTCCAATGACTGGATCAGGGCTCTCACACAAAATGACCTTCACAGAGAGAGTAAAGAATATGATTTTCTATTTGCTTTGGGAACTTCAGTACAGACTTGTAATCCAGCCACATTACCAGGCTGTTTGTGATGAGTTTTTCCAACCAGGTGTGGACTTCTATGAGTTATTACAGGGGGCTGATCTATGGCTCATGAGAGTTGACTTTGTGTTTGAGTTCCCTCGTCCCACCATGCCTAATGTTATCTATATGGCAGGGTTCCAATGTAAACCTGCAAAGCCTCTTCCCCAAGAACTAGAGGAGTTTGTTCAGAGTTCTGGGAATTATGGAGTCATTATCATGTCTTTGGGGACTTTTGTGTCTGAGTTTCCACATGATATAGCTGATGTgatagctgctgcttttgcccAACTGCCTCAGAAGGTAATCTGGAGACACAAAGGAGACAGGCCAGCTACTCTGGGCAACAATACCTTACTAGTTCAATGGATGCCGCAAAATGATCTGTTAGGACATCCAATGACGAGGCTGTTTGTAGCTCATGGAGGAACAAATGGGGTTCAAGAGGCTATTTACCATGGAATTCCTGTTGTGGGTCTACCTCTGTTTTTTGATCAATATGACAACCTCCTTCGTCTGAAAAAAAGAGGAGGAGCGAAGCTTTTATCCATGGCAACAGTAGACAAGAACAATAACTTTCTGGAGGCCTTGCAGGAAGTTCTGGATGAGCCATCCTACAGGACGAACATGCAGAGACTCTCCAGGCTACACAGGGACGTGCCAATGGAGCCCCTGGACACTGCCCTCTTCTGGATTGAGTTTGTCATGAGACACAAAGGTGCTGCTCACCTGCGTACAGAGTCCTACAGAATGCCTTGGTACTCCTACCACTCTGTAGATGTTGTCCTGATATTGTTGACTGTTGTAGTAGTGCTTATTCTTCTTCTTGTTGCAATAGTCAGATATTTAAGCGTTAGAAGTTGCTTGAAAAGAAAGATTAAAAGTGAATGA